From the Malus domestica chromosome 17, GDT2T_hap1 genome, one window contains:
- the LOC139193482 gene encoding uncharacterized protein, protein MVGSTLAKILNKHCLEGHNFPSWYRNVKILLTLEKIVYVLDKALPHVPLGPEATEDERAKYDKHVEDDTQAKCYLLASMNEELQRQHEGLDSASSIILHLTELYGEGTRNRRFSTVSELVKTKMVKGAPVHQHVLKMIGLIEQLENLGTPLDGELAQDFILPSLSDSFSQFIMNYKMNKMDSTLSKLLN, encoded by the coding sequence atggttggaagcacacttgcAAAGATACTCAACAAGCATTGCcttgaggggcacaatttcccatcttggtaccgtaatgtcaagattctcctaaccttggagaaaattgtttacgtactagacaaggctctACCTCATGTACCTCTTGGCCCtgaggccactgaggatgaacgtgctaagtatgacaagcacgttgaggatgatacacaagccaagtgctatctgttggcttccatgaatgaggagctgcAGAGACAGCATGAGGGTTTGGACAGTGCATCCTCcatcatactccatcttacggagttatatggtgaagggacgcgcaatcGTCGCTTCAGCACTgtcagtgaacttgtgaagaccaaaatGGTCAAGGGAGccccagtgcatcaacatgtactgaagatgattggACTCATTGAACAATTAGAGAACCTAGggactccacttgacggggaattggcccaggacttcatcttgccttctctttctgattcattctcgcagttcATTATGAACTACAAAATGAACAAGATGGATAGCACTCTCTCTAAGTTACTAAACTAG